In a single window of the Nitrospira sp. MA-1 genome:
- a CDS encoding HAD family hydrolase yields the protein MIACVAFDFDGTLVDSNQVKVQSFYKIVEEYDPSGCTVTDVLQRCSQKDRYGITRELAREFKAKGLIPPPTSTEILGLQWAETYTATCETAIVRCQEVPGASGILTWLLNEGIPLYLNSKTPTNALNRLVTLRNLTHYFSGIYGAPASKLENLRHIQELTQAKPDEMLFVGDSEDDLEAAGKFGCHFAGVILGENSRFRLIPSLHVTSLDNLRGIVQNLQENGNAPT from the coding sequence ATGATTGCTTGCGTCGCATTCGATTTTGACGGAACGCTGGTTGATTCAAACCAGGTGAAGGTTCAGTCCTTTTACAAGATTGTCGAGGAATACGATCCCAGCGGTTGCACTGTCACTGACGTTCTTCAGCGATGCTCTCAAAAAGATCGATACGGAATCACCCGTGAACTTGCCCGCGAGTTCAAGGCGAAAGGGCTAATCCCGCCACCCACAAGCACAGAAATCCTCGGCTTACAATGGGCGGAGACCTACACAGCTACCTGCGAAACAGCCATTGTCAGGTGCCAGGAAGTACCTGGGGCCTCAGGGATACTGACCTGGCTGTTGAATGAAGGGATTCCTCTATACCTCAACTCAAAAACGCCCACCAACGCCCTCAATCGACTTGTGACCCTACGAAACCTCACCCACTATTTCTCGGGGATATACGGAGCTCCCGCAAGTAAACTGGAAAACTTGCGTCACATCCAAGAGCTGACTCAGGCAAAACCAGATGAGATGCTTTTTGTTGGAGACAGTGAGGATGATCTGGAGGCTGCTGGTAAATTTGGCTGTCACTTTGCGGGAGTCATTCTTGGTGAGAACAGCCGCTTCAGACTGATCCCATCACTCCATGTGACAAGTCTGGATAATCTCAGAGGAATCGTGCAAAACCTTCAAGAAAACGGAAATGCACCTACCTAA
- a CDS encoding ELM1/GtrOC1 family putative glycosyltransferase gives MEAREGHTSSGKSPVRIFIGSESSQYRAERILVWSIEQVRDPGRVYEIFLMKELSGFDRRKWLTGFTNYRFAISSFAGQVGRAIYNDVDQIYLADPGELFDHDLNDHGFLSIAQNDSSVMLMDCAKMAKVWSLNAAKFERKNALLERALNVPNLWGQLEPEWNARDEEYQTGRSKVLHFTALHTQPWQPFPEEFVYQKSSVGDVWFNLEYSANQEGFLPFTQSNPSSLFTKFATQARDIQANIPIQDTETVSEIEEAIHILKPKTLLYCHLGEPVHRIPEHLKPGGLSPLAMTTLDLCHPESKDLGFQKFDIVLAPKGLQLIPDDDIPWVIEALFHRAKCMVYVGIESTYPLQSFTAAPLQSDLTRDFNWWISHIDSISARYPAIHWKVVFHTHSSKGITQSQIRCGGNWIGTLPRIWILSDGKTGHTTQSELLAKSLGWPYDIKQLRFYGWHKIQKFLWGLAPPNIIGLDQRHSSPLQAPWPDVVISTGWRPAPIARWIRDQSQGRTRIIQLGRKGGGPADLFDVVITPTYYGFSPHPNRIETLAPLNGLTQEDLETVSQRWPDLFGNAPHPRIVFVVGGSTARFKFTPDMARMIGNQLKDLAETCHGKIFAVTSPRTGKDLSQALEETLTPDHVVHTWQPNQSDNPYFAYLAGADVLIVTGESESMLAEAASLGKPVYIVPLPEHSPTWKVRLSEKIVQRAHFQPLNKRGTARPQQGIERLCARLIRSGLIQPRRNLSMLHDSLFKNGVARPFGDPIENGKRPQLNETGDVAKKVKKALGFFDQS, from the coding sequence TTGGAAGCCAGAGAAGGACATACCTCCTCCGGGAAATCTCCAGTCAGAATTTTTATTGGAAGTGAATCATCCCAATACAGGGCTGAACGCATCCTCGTGTGGTCCATTGAACAGGTTCGTGATCCAGGTCGAGTCTACGAAATTTTTCTCATGAAGGAATTATCAGGATTTGACAGACGGAAATGGCTCACAGGGTTTACGAATTATCGATTTGCGATTTCATCATTTGCAGGCCAGGTCGGACGAGCGATTTACAACGATGTGGACCAAATCTATCTGGCCGACCCTGGGGAATTATTCGACCACGATTTGAACGATCATGGCTTTCTCTCTATTGCTCAAAATGATTCCTCCGTCATGCTGATGGATTGCGCCAAAATGGCAAAGGTCTGGTCGCTTAACGCAGCCAAATTTGAGAGAAAAAATGCACTGTTGGAACGCGCCTTAAATGTACCCAACCTCTGGGGACAATTAGAACCCGAATGGAATGCCCGCGACGAGGAATATCAAACAGGGCGGTCAAAAGTCCTCCATTTTACAGCTCTTCATACGCAACCCTGGCAGCCTTTCCCCGAGGAATTTGTGTACCAGAAAAGCTCGGTTGGAGATGTGTGGTTCAACTTGGAATACAGCGCCAATCAAGAAGGGTTCCTGCCCTTCACCCAATCCAATCCATCTTCACTATTTACCAAATTCGCCACTCAAGCACGCGATATCCAGGCCAACATCCCTATCCAGGATACCGAGACCGTATCCGAGATAGAAGAAGCAATCCACATTCTCAAGCCCAAAACTCTTCTCTATTGTCATCTCGGGGAACCTGTTCACCGCATTCCGGAACATCTGAAGCCCGGCGGCCTTTCCCCCTTAGCCATGACGACTCTTGACCTTTGTCATCCAGAATCTAAGGATCTAGGATTTCAAAAATTCGACATTGTTCTTGCACCCAAAGGACTGCAACTCATTCCGGATGACGATATTCCATGGGTCATCGAAGCCCTGTTTCATCGCGCAAAATGTATGGTCTATGTGGGAATAGAAAGCACGTATCCACTCCAGTCCTTCACCGCCGCCCCTCTTCAATCAGATTTAACACGAGATTTCAACTGGTGGATCAGTCATATTGACTCAATCAGTGCCCGCTATCCGGCTATTCACTGGAAAGTCGTGTTCCACACCCACTCCTCAAAGGGAATAACACAGAGTCAAATCCGTTGTGGAGGCAATTGGATTGGAACGCTTCCGCGAATCTGGATACTCTCAGACGGCAAAACTGGACATACGACCCAATCAGAATTACTCGCAAAGTCGTTGGGGTGGCCTTATGATATTAAACAGTTACGATTCTACGGGTGGCATAAAATTCAAAAATTTCTGTGGGGGTTGGCCCCACCGAATATTATAGGGTTAGATCAACGTCACTCTTCCCCCCTCCAGGCCCCTTGGCCTGACGTGGTAATCTCGACAGGATGGCGACCGGCACCAATTGCCAGATGGATTCGTGACCAGAGCCAGGGAAGAACACGAATCATTCAATTAGGTCGGAAGGGAGGAGGTCCTGCTGATTTATTTGATGTCGTGATTACACCAACCTATTATGGATTTTCGCCGCATCCGAACCGTATTGAGACACTCGCCCCGTTGAACGGATTGACACAAGAAGACTTGGAGACAGTCAGCCAACGTTGGCCGGACCTCTTTGGCAACGCTCCCCATCCTCGCATAGTCTTTGTCGTGGGAGGTTCCACCGCACGGTTCAAATTTACTCCGGATATGGCTCGCATGATTGGGAACCAACTCAAAGACTTGGCCGAAACATGCCATGGGAAGATTTTTGCTGTCACATCCCCCAGAACGGGTAAGGATTTGAGTCAAGCCCTTGAGGAAACTCTGACTCCTGACCATGTTGTTCATACATGGCAACCAAACCAATCCGACAATCCGTATTTTGCGTATTTAGCTGGCGCAGACGTGCTAATTGTCACAGGAGAAAGCGAATCGATGTTGGCCGAAGCCGCATCTCTGGGCAAGCCCGTCTATATCGTCCCACTTCCTGAACATTCACCAACGTGGAAAGTGCGCCTCAGTGAAAAGATTGTACAACGTGCGCACTTCCAACCCCTCAATAAAAGGGGAACCGCCCGTCCCCAACAAGGGATTGAACGGCTTTGCGCCCGCCTGATTCGTTCGGGGTTGATTCAGCCTCGACGAAATCTCAGCATGTTGCATGATTCCCTTTTCAAAAATGGAGTGGCTCGACCATTTGGCGACCCCATAGAAAACGGGAAGCGCCCACAATTAAACGAAACCGGGGACGTGGCTAAAAAAGTCAAAAAGGCCTTGGGGTTTTTTGATCAGTCTTGA
- a CDS encoding class I SAM-dependent methyltransferase has product MSKLLAQPVQKMDRDRVVKGNCDLCRSTEAFVVAEPSKLNCRIVICIHCQLMYAFPQIEQEDLDKFYESSFANDPGSRSRPGEGIEDEDDIQKQDAVAEWGLNIINRFIQVKDKRILDLRCQTGALSAQLQAGGAKVFCVEPFEKNRWYASERRGLSEIFPLPFSRFSQLPIPFQGPFDAVNVLTHHVLAHVLSPRTLLENIFSVLKPGGYLFLDEKDVLNPARYKTGSVFQSGPVHQYHLTAQTTARYLKAAGFVLIECTIDNRRTSDFHHIRAVARKPEAQNHSGVSPQTIQHDSSLGRIRWRLWWLKQTWTLRQVGFLGKRKTHKILRRIRRRIASI; this is encoded by the coding sequence TTGAGTAAACTTCTAGCCCAACCCGTTCAGAAAATGGACAGGGATCGCGTCGTAAAGGGAAACTGTGATCTCTGCCGTTCCACAGAAGCCTTTGTTGTGGCAGAACCATCGAAACTGAATTGCCGCATTGTGATATGCATCCATTGTCAATTGATGTACGCTTTTCCACAAATTGAACAGGAGGATTTGGACAAATTCTATGAAAGTAGCTTTGCCAACGACCCCGGTAGCCGCAGTAGGCCTGGGGAAGGAATCGAAGATGAAGATGACATTCAAAAACAGGATGCCGTCGCGGAGTGGGGTTTGAACATCATCAACCGTTTCATTCAGGTTAAAGACAAACGGATTCTCGATCTGAGATGCCAAACCGGTGCACTCTCGGCACAGCTCCAGGCGGGAGGGGCGAAAGTTTTCTGCGTAGAGCCGTTCGAAAAAAACAGATGGTACGCTAGCGAGCGACGTGGATTATCCGAGATCTTTCCTTTGCCATTTTCCCGGTTCTCCCAGTTACCGATTCCCTTTCAGGGTCCCTTCGATGCGGTCAATGTCCTGACACATCATGTCCTGGCCCACGTCCTGTCCCCCCGCACGCTCCTGGAAAATATTTTCAGCGTACTTAAACCAGGCGGCTATCTCTTTCTTGACGAGAAAGATGTGCTGAACCCGGCTCGATACAAAACCGGATCGGTGTTTCAGTCTGGTCCCGTCCATCAATATCATCTCACCGCACAGACCACTGCCAGATATCTTAAAGCCGCCGGCTTTGTATTGATTGAATGCACGATTGACAACCGCCGGACGAGCGATTTCCATCACATCCGGGCGGTAGCACGAAAGCCTGAGGCTCAAAACCATTCCGGGGTATCACCTCAGACCATTCAGCATGATTCATCCCTAGGACGAATCAGATGGCGATTATGGTGGCTCAAGCAGACATGGACACTTCGACAGGTCGGTTTCTTAGGAAAACGAAAAACCCATAAAATTCTACGCCGAATCCGTCGACGGATTGCATCAATCTAA
- a CDS encoding Gfo/Idh/MocA family oxidoreductase → MYNVKIFGAGSIGNHLAHASRSLGWNVTICDVDQAALDRTKQTIYPTRYGKWDEAVKLSLVKNAPRGGFDLIVVGTPPDSHLSLALGALEEKPKAILVEKPLCSPDLEQAETLQNMVTESGTFAFVGYDHVVGKAAQETLQAGRQLSTIETIDVEFREHWGGIFAAHSWLQGPQDSYLGFWKRGGGASGEHSHAINLWQFLSGGLGKGRITEVSATLDYVQTDMVEYDKLCLLTLRTETGLIGRVVQDVITSPSRKWARIQGNDGFAELTIGHQPGVDRVDWKTGKEDAQFRTIQKTRPDDFIWELQHIEAVMTGKIKDSVLSLERGLETMLVVAAAHLSSAKKRTVRIDYRKGYTPQALEVL, encoded by the coding sequence ATGTATAACGTAAAAATTTTTGGAGCGGGCTCCATTGGTAACCATTTAGCTCACGCATCCCGCTCCCTCGGTTGGAACGTCACGATATGCGATGTGGACCAAGCAGCATTGGATCGGACAAAACAGACAATTTATCCCACTCGTTATGGAAAATGGGACGAGGCCGTCAAGCTTTCCCTGGTCAAAAACGCCCCGAGAGGAGGGTTTGACCTCATCGTCGTTGGAACGCCGCCAGATTCCCACCTCTCCCTGGCTCTCGGGGCTCTTGAGGAAAAGCCCAAAGCTATTCTTGTGGAAAAACCTCTTTGCTCCCCAGACCTGGAACAGGCCGAAACATTACAAAATATGGTAACCGAGTCTGGCACATTCGCATTCGTAGGATATGACCACGTCGTGGGAAAGGCCGCGCAGGAAACACTCCAAGCCGGTCGCCAATTATCGACCATTGAAACCATCGACGTGGAATTTCGTGAACATTGGGGCGGCATCTTCGCGGCTCATTCATGGTTACAGGGTCCACAGGACAGTTATCTGGGGTTTTGGAAACGGGGTGGAGGTGCCAGTGGAGAACATTCCCACGCGATAAACCTTTGGCAATTTTTGAGTGGGGGCCTGGGAAAAGGCCGTATCACCGAAGTCTCCGCAACACTGGATTATGTCCAGACAGATATGGTGGAGTACGATAAACTCTGCCTGCTTACCCTGAGGACTGAAACAGGCTTAATCGGGAGGGTGGTGCAAGACGTCATTACCTCCCCTTCCAGAAAGTGGGCAAGGATTCAAGGAAATGACGGTTTCGCGGAGCTCACCATCGGGCACCAACCAGGGGTCGACAGAGTCGATTGGAAAACCGGCAAAGAAGATGCTCAATTCCGCACCATTCAGAAAACGCGACCGGATGATTTCATCTGGGAATTACAGCATATCGAGGCCGTGATGACAGGCAAAATCAAAGATTCCGTCCTCTCACTGGAGCGAGGCCTGGAAACCATGCTGGTGGTGGCCGCCGCGCATCTCTCATCAGCCAAGAAACGAACTGTGCGCATCGATTACCGCAAAGGCTATACACCACAGGCACTAGAAGTGCTGTAG
- a CDS encoding N-acetylneuraminate synthase family protein: MIDQDFNFHDLFILDLANNHQGSVEHGLGIIQSMAEVVKRHQVRAAIKFQFRQLDTFIHTDHQSNSELKYIQRFQSTRLDQAQFQTLLNEVWAQGLLAMCTPFDEESVNIAVDMGFNVLKVASCSAKDWPLLEEIAGAGPPVVCSTGGLTLEDIDNVVSFFQHRAVQFALMHCVSVYPTPDPLMNLNQIQVLRNRYPNIPIGWSTHENPGDTVPVQIAVALGARLFERHIGLETESIKLNAYSSTSQQVDTWLEAYHRAKELCGSKTRPPASEVEQASLDGLRRGVFAKRLIKKGRELTRDLVYFAMPYVEGQMESGAWKEGYTAVQDMTPDQPVMRDAVEITVNQGLVTLKQAIHEVKALLNQANIQLGSEFKVEYSHHYGLENFRQTGAVLIECINREYCKKLVIQLPGQRHPSHYHARKEETFQILFGILHVNIDGYPRILHPGETILILPGVWHSFWTDTGVVFEEVSTTHYNNDSFYADKRINKLQRSERKTMVDHWGRFQIAQQPSSEKAPEVPLPDPQAQ, encoded by the coding sequence ATGATAGACCAAGATTTCAATTTCCATGATTTATTCATATTGGATTTAGCCAACAACCACCAGGGAAGCGTGGAACACGGCCTGGGAATCATCCAATCAATGGCTGAGGTGGTCAAACGGCACCAGGTCCGGGCAGCAATCAAATTCCAATTCCGCCAACTCGACACCTTCATTCATACAGATCATCAATCAAACAGCGAACTCAAATACATTCAACGATTTCAATCCACCCGGTTGGACCAGGCACAATTTCAAACATTGCTCAATGAAGTCTGGGCTCAAGGGCTGCTAGCCATGTGCACCCCTTTCGATGAAGAGTCTGTCAATATTGCCGTCGACATGGGTTTTAATGTGTTAAAGGTCGCCAGTTGTTCAGCCAAGGATTGGCCGCTTCTTGAGGAAATTGCCGGCGCCGGGCCGCCCGTGGTGTGCTCAACCGGTGGTCTGACACTGGAGGACATCGATAATGTGGTGAGTTTCTTCCAACATCGGGCCGTGCAATTCGCACTCATGCACTGCGTGTCGGTGTATCCAACTCCTGACCCGCTAATGAATTTGAATCAAATACAGGTCTTGCGCAACCGGTATCCCAATATTCCCATTGGCTGGTCCACTCATGAAAATCCCGGTGACACGGTTCCTGTTCAAATTGCCGTCGCTCTTGGAGCCAGACTTTTCGAACGGCACATTGGACTGGAAACCGAATCCATCAAATTGAATGCCTACTCGTCCACCTCACAGCAAGTGGACACCTGGCTGGAAGCCTACCATCGGGCAAAAGAATTGTGTGGCTCAAAAACCCGTCCACCCGCCTCAGAAGTGGAACAGGCCTCATTGGATGGCCTTCGACGTGGAGTCTTTGCCAAACGGCTCATTAAAAAAGGCCGGGAACTCACACGGGATCTTGTGTATTTTGCCATGCCCTACGTCGAAGGGCAGATGGAAAGTGGAGCCTGGAAAGAGGGCTATACGGCCGTCCAGGACATGACGCCGGATCAACCGGTCATGCGGGACGCGGTCGAGATCACGGTCAACCAAGGTCTCGTGACCCTCAAGCAAGCGATTCACGAAGTCAAAGCCTTGCTCAACCAAGCCAATATTCAACTAGGCAGTGAGTTTAAAGTCGAATATTCGCATCATTACGGACTTGAAAATTTCCGACAAACCGGCGCAGTCCTTATTGAATGTATCAATCGGGAGTATTGCAAAAAACTCGTCATTCAATTGCCGGGACAGCGACACCCCTCACATTATCATGCGAGGAAAGAGGAAACCTTTCAAATACTGTTTGGCATCCTCCACGTGAATATCGACGGCTATCCCCGCATTTTACATCCCGGTGAAACCATTCTCATCCTACCTGGAGTGTGGCATTCCTTTTGGACAGACACCGGGGTGGTTTTTGAAGAAGTGTCCACCACCCATTACAACAACGACTCCTTCTATGCCGACAAACGAATCAATAAGCTGCAACGATCCGAGCGAAAAACCATGGTTGATCATTGGGGACGGTTTCAAATCGCCCAACAGCCATCCTCGGAGAAAGCTCCTGAAGTGCCTTTGCCCGATCCTCAGGCGCAATGA
- a CDS encoding class I SAM-dependent methyltransferase yields MKSTYEDFWGSTETGAHLSTKGKATPCLWGEDRMLARGIGTKRVHLLLLKRALEAVQPESVLEVGSGYGINLFVLSGYFPAIRFSGLELTRQGALAAKKIGTMSCLSQDIVDFAPDQIIDQSANRRINFYQGSAKNLPFADNSFDVVYTVLALEAMEEIRHQALQELAKVARKYVIMIEPFSDFNEKGIRYLYHTSHQYFRGRVDELRQDGLEPHLVYSDIPHKIRLWPAMVIASPIS; encoded by the coding sequence GTGAAAAGTACATACGAGGACTTTTGGGGTTCTACCGAGACCGGCGCGCACCTGAGCACGAAGGGGAAGGCTACCCCGTGTTTGTGGGGAGAGGATCGGATGTTAGCCAGAGGAATCGGGACCAAACGTGTACACCTTCTCTTGTTGAAACGGGCTCTTGAGGCCGTGCAACCCGAAAGCGTTCTTGAGGTTGGGAGTGGCTATGGCATTAATCTATTTGTTCTGTCCGGGTATTTTCCTGCCATACGGTTCTCCGGTTTGGAATTGACCCGACAGGGGGCCTTGGCAGCAAAAAAGATCGGAACAATGTCCTGTCTTTCTCAGGATATCGTCGATTTTGCCCCTGATCAAATTATAGATCAAAGTGCAAATAGGCGGATCAATTTTTATCAGGGAAGTGCCAAGAATTTGCCGTTTGCGGATAACAGTTTCGATGTGGTCTATACCGTGCTGGCCTTAGAAGCCATGGAGGAAATTCGCCATCAGGCTCTTCAGGAATTGGCCAAGGTCGCCAGGAAATATGTTATCATGATCGAACCTTTTTCTGATTTCAATGAGAAAGGCATTCGATATCTCTATCATACCAGCCACCAATATTTTCGTGGGAGAGTTGACGAATTGCGCCAGGATGGTCTCGAGCCCCATCTTGTGTATTCCGATATTCCCCACAAGATTCGCCTATGGCCTGCAATGGTCATTGCCAGTCCCATATCATAA
- a CDS encoding ankyrin repeat domain-containing protein: MKKNLRHVIWGVSAFVFLTGCATNLQVAAYRGNGQDVMELLENGESISERDIRGLTALHYAAQGGQETIVDLLLNKGAEINARGNRGETPLYVATYYCHENVVRALLERGANFTFKFKNDNEFSMTPLLIASASGCDPTILKELLKAGADANGIDDQFGWSPLIFAANIGNLKTVGILLCAGGIVNHQAYDGITALIAAAGKGSKEVVQGLLAAGADQKIRANQGRGPLNSDLKPTDTALSVAKRRGHSEVVALLEAAKKNQLK; this comes from the coding sequence ATGAAAAAAAATCTTAGACATGTCATCTGGGGAGTTTCGGCTTTTGTTTTCTTGACAGGCTGTGCCACAAACCTACAAGTGGCAGCCTATAGAGGCAATGGTCAGGACGTTATGGAACTGTTGGAAAATGGAGAAAGTATCTCTGAAAGGGATATTCGGGGCTTAACGGCCCTACATTATGCTGCCCAAGGAGGTCAGGAAACCATTGTTGATTTGCTCCTAAACAAAGGAGCGGAGATCAATGCTCGAGGAAACAGAGGAGAAACGCCATTATATGTGGCCACGTATTATTGTCACGAAAATGTTGTCAGGGCACTGTTAGAAAGAGGGGCAAATTTTACGTTCAAATTTAAAAATGACAATGAATTTTCGATGACCCCTCTATTAATTGCCAGTGCAAGCGGATGTGATCCCACTATTCTCAAAGAATTACTCAAAGCCGGTGCAGATGCCAATGGAATTGATGACCAGTTCGGTTGGAGTCCTCTTATTTTCGCCGCAAATATTGGGAATCTTAAGACAGTGGGAATTTTACTCTGTGCAGGAGGAATTGTTAACCATCAAGCCTATGATGGGATAACAGCTTTAATAGCGGCCGCTGGCAAAGGAAGTAAGGAGGTAGTTCAAGGGCTACTGGCGGCTGGTGCAGATCAAAAAATCAGAGCAAACCAGGGAAGGGGACCATTGAATAGCGACCTGAAACCCACTGATACCGCATTATCAGTGGCTAAGCGACGCGGACATAGCGAAGTGGTCGCATTACTGGAGGCAGCAAAAAAAAACCAATTAAAGTAA
- a CDS encoding acyl carrier protein, whose amino-acid sequence MISYSDILPQLFDTLKPFAKENFRLKEQTELVAELGLDSLQVMQVLLKIEDHFDISIPLNNLPKIRTVKDLGEEIEKLLKG is encoded by the coding sequence ATGATAAGTTATTCTGACATTCTCCCCCAACTGTTCGACACCCTTAAGCCGTTTGCCAAAGAGAACTTTCGGTTAAAAGAACAAACAGAGCTGGTTGCCGAGTTGGGATTAGATTCCTTGCAGGTTATGCAAGTTCTCTTGAAAATCGAGGATCACTTTGATATTTCCATCCCTCTGAACAATCTTCCCAAAATCCGAACAGTGAAGGACCTAGGCGAAGAGATTGAGAAATTGCTGAAAGGGTAA
- a CDS encoding acylneuraminate cytidylyltransferase family protein: protein MIGTQRILAVCPARGGSKGIPLKNLTPFLGIPLVARVGQLVKEIPFIDRAVVSTDHPEIAECAKKSGLDAPFFRPPDLSGDRISDAPVLIHALEEMEHQDNVQYDIVIMLQPTSPLRRPEHVIQAIEMLVNEQWDAVWTLSETDSKSHPLKQLTLDSGKIDYYDPNGSQIIARQQLTPVYHRNGVAYVMTRNCLLEGRSIMGQRTGALLLDEDLVSIDTMWDLELAEFIYAKKQA from the coding sequence ATGATAGGTACGCAACGGATTCTGGCTGTGTGTCCAGCCAGGGGCGGCAGCAAAGGGATTCCGCTCAAAAATCTGACTCCCTTTCTAGGAATCCCGTTAGTCGCCAGAGTTGGCCAGTTGGTTAAGGAGATCCCCTTCATCGACCGAGCCGTAGTCTCGACCGACCATCCTGAAATTGCCGAGTGTGCGAAAAAATCTGGCCTAGACGCCCCTTTTTTCCGGCCTCCCGACCTTTCAGGGGACCGAATATCCGACGCCCCGGTATTGATCCATGCATTAGAAGAAATGGAGCATCAAGACAATGTCCAATACGACATCGTGATCATGCTGCAGCCAACATCTCCTCTTCGCCGGCCGGAACACGTCATCCAGGCCATCGAAATGCTGGTGAATGAACAATGGGATGCCGTCTGGACGCTGTCCGAAACCGATTCCAAGTCACACCCTCTCAAACAACTGACTCTTGACTCAGGCAAGATCGACTATTATGACCCCAACGGGAGCCAAATCATTGCCCGGCAGCAACTCACTCCCGTCTATCACCGGAACGGGGTGGCCTATGTTATGACACGAAACTGCCTTCTGGAAGGAAGGAGCATCATGGGTCAACGAACTGGAGCCCTCCTTCTCGACGAGGATCTGGTCAGTATCGATACCATGTGGGATTTGGAACTTGCAGAATTCATCTATGCCAAGAAACAGGCATAA
- a CDS encoding aminotransferase class I/II-fold pyridoxal phosphate-dependent enzyme, with protein MSLFDKFLPIQEARNELLKSGVNPFHITVDKILSPTEAIINGRTTILVGTNNYLGLTFHPDAILAGQQALAQEGTGTTGSRMANGSFASHRELEKAIAEFYGAPYAIVFSTGYQANLGVLSALAGAGDTILMDGDSHASIYDGCRLGGAEIIRFKHNDVADLEKRLRRLGDRSQQTLIVVEGIYSMLGDRAPLAEIVEVKKKYGATLIVDEAHSLGILGQHGRGLAEETGVEQDVDCIVGTFSKSLGSTGGFGISSHPEFELIRYASRPYIFTASPCPSVVASTRATIRIIQSHPELRQQLWTNSQDLYNGLIKSGYTLGAEVGPIMAAMIPTRELALAMWQQLLEYGIYVNLMIPPATPNGECLLRLSVSAAHTKKQIEKIISAFAELSHITPTHTNPAQVQPDAILN; from the coding sequence ATGTCATTATTCGACAAATTTCTTCCTATTCAAGAAGCCAGAAATGAGTTGCTAAAAAGTGGAGTCAACCCCTTTCATATCACTGTCGACAAGATCCTTTCACCAACAGAGGCCATCATCAACGGGCGAACGACTATTCTAGTTGGCACGAATAACTACTTAGGTCTAACCTTTCACCCTGATGCCATTCTGGCCGGTCAACAGGCTCTTGCTCAGGAAGGGACCGGCACAACGGGATCGAGGATGGCGAATGGATCTTTTGCGAGCCACCGTGAGCTTGAGAAGGCCATCGCGGAATTCTATGGTGCGCCTTATGCAATCGTTTTTTCCACGGGGTACCAAGCTAATCTTGGCGTCCTTTCTGCTCTTGCAGGCGCGGGGGATACCATATTAATGGATGGGGACTCTCATGCCAGCATTTATGATGGATGCAGGCTTGGAGGGGCAGAAATCATCCGGTTTAAGCATAATGACGTGGCAGACTTAGAAAAACGTCTTCGTCGATTGGGGGACAGAAGCCAGCAGACCTTAATTGTTGTCGAGGGCATTTATAGCATGTTGGGAGATCGAGCTCCTCTGGCCGAGATCGTCGAAGTGAAGAAAAAGTATGGAGCCACACTGATCGTTGACGAAGCCCATTCGTTGGGCATACTCGGCCAACATGGACGAGGCTTGGCGGAAGAAACAGGCGTCGAACAGGACGTCGATTGCATCGTCGGGACATTCAGTAAAAGCCTGGGCTCAACAGGAGGATTCGGTATAAGTTCTCATCCAGAGTTCGAGTTAATCCGCTATGCCAGTCGTCCCTATATTTTTACGGCCTCCCCATGTCCATCTGTTGTCGCTTCCACACGGGCAACCATTCGCATTATCCAGTCTCACCCCGAACTTCGCCAACAGCTATGGACGAATTCACAGGATTTGTATAATGGATTAATAAAGAGTGGGTATACGCTTGGGGCAGAGGTCGGACCGATTATGGCAGCGATGATCCCTACCAGAGAATTGGCTCTTGCTATGTGGCAACAACTCTTGGAATATGGCATTTATGTCAACCTCATGATTCCTCCTGCCACACCAAACGGCGAATGCCTCCTTCGATTAAGTGTCAGTGCAGCCCATACGAAGAAACAAATTGAAAAAATTATTTCTGCATTTGCAGAGTTGTCTCATATCACTCCAACCCACACCAACCCTGCTCAGGTGCAACCGGATGCAATTCTCAATTAA